The Arctopsyche grandis isolate Sample6627 chromosome 5, ASM5162203v2, whole genome shotgun sequence genome includes a window with the following:
- the Nfs1 gene encoding nfs1 cysteine desulfurase, whose translation MIRFTKSLLVSGCGSSHPSPVTILRHFSAEPHNKFNIKNDLEGRPLYLDAQATTPMDPRVLDAMMPYMIGFYGNPHSRTHAYGWESEAAVEKARAQIASLIKAEPKEIVFTSGATESNNISVKGVARFYGEKKKHIITTQIEHKCVLDSCRVLEGEGFRVTYLPVKENGIIDMADLDKAMTTDTSLVSIMAVNNEIGVMQPISDIGALCKSKKVFFHTDAAQAVGKVPIDVNKMNIDLMSISGHKIYGPKGVGALYIRRRPRVRVEALQSGGGQERGMRSGTVPTPLTVGIGAASEICEKEMAYDHAWMEKLSARLLEKIMIRLPQVIRNGDPVHTYPGCVNLSFAYVEGESLLMALKDVALSSGSACTSASLEPSYVLRAIGADEDLAHSSIRFGLGRFTTMDEVDYTVDKCITHVERLREMSPLWEMVQEGIDIKTIKWSQH comes from the exons ATGATCCGCTTCACCAAATCTTTGCTGGTCTCCGGCTGCGGATCCTCACACCCATCACCTGTCACAATCCTGAGACACTTCTCTGCAGAACCTCACAACAAATTTAACATCAAGAATGATCTCGAAGGTCGACCATTATATTTGGATGCTCAAGCTACCACCCCAATG GATCCGAGAGTCTTAGACGCCATGATGCCATATATGATCGGCTTCTATGGAAATCCACATTCCAGAACGCACGCTTACGGATGGGAAAGTGAAGCTGCTGTGGAAAAAGCTCGTGCACAAATAGCAAGTCTTATAAAAGCCGAACCAAAGGAAATCGTCTTCACATCGGGGGCAACGGAATCGAACAACATATCGGTGAAAGGAGTTGCAAGATTCTATGGGGAAAAGAAGAAGCATATAATCACTACACAAATA GAACATAAATGCGTGCTGGATTCGTGTCGGGTTTTAGAAGGCGAAGGATTCAGAGTCACGTATTTGCCCGTTAAAGAGAATGGAATCATCGACATGGCCGATTTGGATAAAGCCATGACTACTGATACATCACTTGTATCCATAATGGCTGTTAATAATGAAATTG GTGTTATGCAACCCATATCAGACATTGGTGCACTTTGCAAGTCCAAAAAGGTATTCTTTCACACGGATGCAGCGCAAGCGGTAGGCAAGGTACCTATCGATGTAAACAAAATGAACATAGATCTAATGTCGATATCGGGGCATAAAATATACGGTCCTAAGGGTGTCGGAGCGCTTTATATAAGACGCAGGCCAAGAGTCAGAGTTGAAGCTTTGCAAAGCGGTGGCGGTCAAGAGAGGGGCATGAGAAGTGGAACTGTTCCGACTCCGCTAACTGTAGGAATAG GTGCCGCTAGTGAAATTTGCGAAAAAGAAATGGCATACGACCATGCTTGGATGGAAAAACTATCAGCCAGGTTGTTGGAGAAGATAATGATCCGTTTACCGCAAGTAATAAGAAACGGAGATCCGGTTCACACATATCCTGGCTGCGTCAACCTATCGTTCGCTTACGTAGAAG GTGAATCTTTATTAATGGCGCTCAAAGACGTAGCTCTATCGAGTGGATCCGCTTGTACGTCTGCGTCTTTGGAACCCTCGTACGTCCTCCGAGCAATCGGGGCAGATGAAGACTTGGCGCATAGTTCTATAAG GTTTGGACTCGGTCGATTCACAACTATGGATGAAGTTGACTACACGGTCGATAAATGTATAACACATGTGGAAAGGCTGCGGGAAATGAGTCCTCTTTGGGAAATGGTACAAGAAGGAATTgatataaaaactataaaatggtCTCAACATTAA
- the RabX6 gene encoding RAS oncogene family member RabX6, with translation MASVRVPEQKVILCGEYGVGKSSLFRRFTNNTFITSTDRKSTLGLDHYDKTFKLGTREIKLQLWDTGGMERVASITSSYYKFAEAAILVFSLDNAASFHVLSQHLLDIVTYAENAKIFLCGNKSDLETLSQVTDADMEGFCEQCHNLISHTYKTSCKTGAGIEEMFTDIASQLLESNKSKIDLQHLDHQSFKVTPPDDITEPSCLC, from the exons ATGGCATCAGTGAGGGTACCCGAACAAAAGGTGATACTATGCGGAGAGTACGGAGTCGGAAAAAGCTCTTTGTTCAGAAGGTTCaccaataatacatttattacatCCACGGACAGAAAATCTACTCTTGGGTTAGATCACTACGACAAAACTTTCAAATTGGGAACTAGAGAGATCAAG CTCCAATTGTGGGACACTGGTGGAATGGAGAGAGTGGCTTCTATCACCTCCAGCTATTACAAATTTGCAGAGGCTGCTATATTAGTATTTTCCTTGGACAATGCGGCATCTTTTCACGTGTTGTCTCAACACTTGCTCGACATAGTCACATATGCCGAAAACGCTAAGATATTCCTGTGCGGCAATAAGTCTGATTTAGAGACGCTATCTCAAGTAACCGATGCTGACATGGAAGGGTTTTG cgaACAGTGTCATAATCTCATAAGTCACACTTATAAGACTTCGTGTAAAACTGGTGCTGGTATTGAGGAGATGTTTACGGATATAGCGAGTCAGTTGTTAGAATCGAACAAGTCGAAAATTGATTTACAACATCTCGACCATCAAAGTTTCAAAGTAACGCCTCCCGATGATATTACCGAGCCGTCCTGCTTGTGCTAA